The genomic region CGTTATTTCCGACCTTCAAGCAAAATCTCACGAGACAGTAACTAACATGGAAGTTGTAGTATCAGCTGTAAAAGAGCAAACCACCAGCACAGAAGAGACCGAACATAAATTTAAGGGTATCGCCAGCTCCATAAACGACATAAACCAAAATATCGAAGAGCTAAAAAGTGCAGGACAAAACATAAACGCAGAAAAAGAACAACTAGTAGAAACGCTACAAAACCTAGCAAACATAGGCGAAAGCAACTCAGCAGCATCTGAGGAAGTTTCCGCTTCCACAGAAGAACAATCTGCCACAATCCAAGAAGTGTCAGCATCAAGCGACCAGCTAAAAGGGTTAGTTGACACACTAAACAACCTAATAAGCAAATTTAAGATATAAAAATCAGCAGGCTGGGACATACCTAGCCAAAACAAATAAAAAAGGTTTCAGTCATCGATTTTTGATGATTGGAACCTTTTTTTACTAAATAACTTGACCAACTAAAGGAAAACACATATAAAAGCAATTGGCCGCGAAAACGTATAAATGTGCTTATTCTGCTTGGTCAAAGGGCATGGTCCAAATGTGCTAATTCTGTTTGGTCTGGAAATAAATGGTTTGGCAGGGCAGCACTACAGTGCTCCAGCAGAAGTCAACTGTGGTATAAAAACAAAATTACTACTAGCAATGGTTACATAATACCCTTTCCAACTTTCTGCTAACCAACTTTCCGCTGACCCTAAAGCAAACCAATAATAAACTTAAAAGCAATTGGCCGCGAAAACGTATAAATGTGCTAACTCTGCTTGGTAAAAGGGCATGTTCCAAATGTGCTAATTCTGCTTGGTCTGGAAATAAATGGTTTTGTAGGGGAGCACTACAGTGCTCCAGCAGAAGTCACTATGGTATAAAAACAATATTACTAATAGAAGTGGTTGCATAATACCCTTTTCAACTTTCTGCTAACCAACTTTCCGCTGACCCTACCCTAAAGCAGAACCAATAATAAACTTAAAAGCAAATTGGCCTCGAAAACGTATAAATGTGCTTATTCTGCTTGGTCAAAGGCATGTTCCGAATGTGCTAATTCTGCTTGGTCTGAAAAAAAATGGTTTTGTAGGGGAGCACTACAGTGCTCCAGCAGAAGTCACTGTGGTATAAAAACAATATTACTAATAGAAGTGGTTGCATAATACCCTTTTCAACTTTCTGCTAACCAACTTTCCGCTGACCCTACCCTAAAGCAGAACCAATAATAAACTTAAAAGCAAATTGGCCTCGAAAACGTATAAATGTGCTTATTCTGCTTGGTCAAAGGGCATGGTCCAAATGTGCTAATTCTGCTTGGTCTGGAAAGAATGTTTTTGTAGTGGAGCACTACAGTGCTCCAGCAGTAGTCACTATGGTATAAAAATAAAGTTACTACTAGCGTGGTTACATAATACTCTTTCCAACGCCGCCCTTATGGGCTAGATTCTTCGCGTGGGTCATTTTGACACTTTTCTCCATAAAATCAACAATTAGCAGGTAAAATAATGTAATATGTCGAATTTTATAATATTACACTTTTGTAACTTTATAACTAAAAAGGGGAGCTGAAAATGACCAAAAATTATCTAGAAAACTATGGAGAGTTAGTAGTGCGCACTACCATTAGGCTATGCGCCATAGCGTGCATTTTTTTAGGCCTTCAATATGGTCTTACTATGGACTATACTGTACCTAACTTAGCAATGTTGGCTATAAGTGTATCTTTAGTAGCGCTATTTCTTTACTTTAATGCAGCTAAAAAGTTTTCCGAAAAACACGCACGAATAGTTTTAGCAGTATTTTCTATCGCCTGGCTATACTCTGCATTAATAGGTACAATTATATCCCTATTCTTAATAATACCTGTACTAGTCTTACTATCTTTATATCCACAAAAAAAGTTTAGGTGGGAGATTTTTATATGCCTACTTGTGGGCTATATTGTTATACTAGCTTATAATCTCCTTGGGTATAGTGATGTCTTAGACACAGCCACCGCAATTGGTGTTGGATTTTTCTATCTTACCATAGGTTATGCGCTAAATGAGATTACCGGCATAATTAACAAACTAAGTTTAGATATAGACCAAAACGAAAAACAAATAGTAGAAAGCAAAAGTCAAATGGAAACACAGCTTCAAGAAATAGAAAATGTGCAACAAGAAACAACAAAATACATAAATGAAATAATTCCTTCCTTAAAAGAAACAGTAGATGCTACACAAGAGATAACTAAAAGCATCGATGAGCATACCCAATCAGTAGAAAGCTCATCAGAAAAAGGTAGCCAGTCTATAGATTACGTTTCTAAAGTAAATAAAAGCTCTGAAATATTAGAGTCAAAGCTAAAAGACGTATCCCAAGCAAAACAAGGGGGCGAAAAAGGTCTAAATTCCTTATCTAGAACCGCCACCAAAAGTGTAAAAGTAAAAGACAACATGTTAAACGTAGCCAAACTAACCGACGAAAAAGCAACCAAGATAACCGAAGTTTTAAATAGCATAAAAAGCATAGCAGCCCAAACCCAGATTCTATCCCTTAACGCCTCCATCGAAGCAGCAAGGGCCGGCGAGCATGGCAAAGGCTTTTCGGTGGTAGCCGATGAAGTTGGCAAGCTAGCTGAACAAACTTCCAAATATGTTGTTGATATAGAAGCTATAACCGAAGAGTTAAACAGCAGTACCACAGAAGTAAACAAAGCAGCTAAAGCCTTAAATGCAATTGTAAACGGACAAGGCAAGCTAATCAAAGAAGTAATCGCAGACTTTCAAAATATCGACAACAGCGTGCAAGAGTCCCTAAGCGAAATGAACATAGTAGGCGAAGACTTAACAGCAGTAAAAGAAAACATAGAACATCTAAACTCTCAGTTAGAATCTATGTCTGCAGTATCCCAACAAATTGCAGCCAGCTCCCAGCAATCACTGAGCTCACTACAAGAACAATTCACATCAATGGAAAAAATCCAAACAAAAGTAAACGAACTAGGGAAGAACAGTAGTTAAGCAGTAGTTGAACGGTAGTTGAACAATCGTTGAATCATCGCTCACCAATGGGCCAAAGGAGCTAATCCTAATGATAAAACTCGTTGCCATAGACTTAGATGGCACTTTGCTAAACGACAGCGGAGAAATTCATCCAAAAGATAGCGAAAAAATTCAAAAGCTAATATCCAACGGGGTTTATGTTGTTCTTGCCACCGGCCGCACATTTAAATCTGCCCAGTATATTGCCAAACAACTAAACTTAAATGTACCGATAATAACATATAACGGAGGGTTGATAAAGGACACCATCTCACAGAGAGTCATCCACTGCTCAAAAATAAACTTAGACACAGCAAAAGAAATCTTAAAGCTAGCCGAGCATCAACAAGTATATGCCCGCGCCTATGTAGATGACGTGCTGTGGGAACAAAAAGAAAACACAGACGCCAAACACTACGCCAAAAAACACAGAATTAGCTACAAGATAAAAGGCAAGCTAAGCCAAACCTTAGACAAAGATCCATATATACTGCTATTTAAAGACAGAGAAAACCCCTCTAAAATCTATAACCTAACCAATAAACTAAAAGAGCTAAACAAAGTAACAGTTACATCATCAACACCGGACTCAGTAGAGGTAATGAGCAAGGAAACCTCCAAAGCCCATGCCCTTAAAATAATATGTAAAAAACTAAATATCCCAAAAGAAAAAACACTAGCCATCGGTAATAGCTTAAACGACTACGATATGCTATCATGGGCAGGCACAGGAGTGGCCATGCAAAACTCAGATCAAGCACTACTTAAAATATGGGACAAAGTATCAAAGCATACAAATAACCAAGCGGGAGTATCCCGTATAATAGAAGAGTTTATTAACTTTTAAACTATAAAAAGTGGCCGTCTCAAAACAGGGGTCTTTCCCTGAAGAGACAGCCACTTTTTTCTATTTTCTAATCTTAACTACTACTCCAATAATAGCAGCGATAACAACAATCACTAAAGCCATAACCCAATTAAAACCGCCCTGAGAATCTTCACTATCTTCATCTACAGAGATAATCCCAACCTCGGCATCCTCATCATCAGCACTTACTGGTTCATTACTTTCTTCTTGCTCATCATCAGAGCTAACCGGTTCATCAGGGTTCTCCACCTCATCAGGCTGAGGCTCATCAAAATCAGCTTCATCATCTTCGCCATTTTCTGAGTCCACCGTAAGCGTCCTTACAATTCCTTTTTCGTTTTCCTTTTCCCGATAACGTTCTATAACCTTTTCATCCACAAACTCAAAAGTTTTGGCATCAACATAAATTCCCTGTACTTCACCGCCATCGACAGTAAATGTTGCCTTATAAAATCTATCCTCAGTAATAGCAGGGAAATCCACAACCCAGGCTTCCCGAGTTACAACCTCCCCGTCAAACTTCTCCTGCAATACACCATCTATTCTTTCCATAGCTTCGTCATCCGCCATTTCTATAGCAGCAAAAGCAGTAAAACTAAAAACTAAAACCAATACCAAACTAAAAATAAAACTTCGTTTAAACATTTAATCACCCCTAAAGTTAGTTATTTACCCCTAAGACGATAAAATCAAAAAAAAGTTCCACCAAAACTGCAAATTTCATTCTTTTTTTATACCAGCAGGTCACTTTGTATGTTTTTGATATACATAAAAAACTTTTACAAAGTACTGCTTGCAATATAAGCTAGTTAAAGATATGATTAGACTACAAAGATATTTATAACTTAAAATATTAAGCCGTAGCCAGTTTTCCGCAGGTAAATTCCCACGTAAATTGAAGCCTCACTTTGTTACTATATCTGCTTTTATGCAGATTTTTTTATAAAAACTAAGGTGATTATCGGTGCTAAATATTTAAGAATAAAAACAAGGAGGTTTAAGACAATGCTCTTAAACTATAAAAAGAACGTAAAAAACATCTTAGCAGGAAAACAGCCAAAAGTGAAGCAAGAGGAGTTAAAAGAACTACAAAATAAGTTGACACAACTAAACGAATTACAAGATAATATTATGGCATACACCTTAAAAGTAATTGAACTGAGCTCTTTTTTAGGAAACGTAGAAGTGGACATGGAACATCTATCTGGTAATTTACTAAATCTAATGAATCAGCTGACCACACAAACAGACAAAACAGTGGCTTTTTCTCAAGAATCTAATGCATCAATGACAGAAATTGACAAAGCGTTAGATGAGAATGTTCAAACCGCAGAATTAATTTTAAAAAGTATAGAAGGTGTAGTGGATAACAACAAGAAAAACGAAGAAAACCTTAGTAAGATGGGGACCGTTTGTAACAAAGTGACATCTGAAAACTTAGAGGTAAATAAAAACCTAAAAACCCTATTAGATGAGGTAAAAAAAATAAACGACATAATAGTAGTGATAGAAAATGTAGCAGATCAAACAAACCTACTGGCGCTAAACGCAAGCATAGAAGCTGCTAGGGCAGGGGAAGCAGGCAAGGGATTTTCTGTAGTATCAGAAGAGATCCGAAAACTTGCGGAAAATACCAAAGAACACCTGGCTAAATTTCAGGCATTTAAAGACGAGATAGAAAAAACCTCAGAAAACAGTATAGAAAGCATAGAAAGAACCAACAAATCAATGAAAGAGATACCAGAAGTGTCAAACTCTATCAAATCAATAATAGATAATAACTTTAAATCGATGCAAAAAGTTCAAGAAGATATGGAAATGTTTATGGCATCTTTTGAACAAATTAGTAGCTCCACTACCGAAGTAAGTAGCGCCGTAGACACCTTAACCAGCGAGACTGAAGAAATGTCTAAGCTTATATCAGTAATAGATGGGAATGTAGAGAAGGTTAGCAAAATCAAAGAAACCGTACATAAAAATGACACACAATTTATTGAACTAAACACAAAATACTACGAAAGATTCCTAGAATCTGAAAGTAGCATATCGTCACAGCAGCTTATTAACATTTTGGAAAATGCTAAAAACCACCATAGAACTTGGATGAAAACATTAAAACATATGATTGATGCAAAACAAGTAATGCCACTTCAAATTGACAGCACTCGTTGCCAATTTGGCCACTTTTATAACTCCTTAAAAATTGAAGACCCTAAAATCAAAAAACTTTGGGAAAAAATTGATGATATCCATAACAGCCTACACCAAACAGGTGGAGTAGTAATAGAGTTGATAAATTCAAACGAGCATAAAAAAGCAGAGGAAAAATATTATGCCACAAAAACAAAATCTGAGGAAATGTTCAAACTGCTAGACCAAATAGTTGAAGTTAAAAGTTAATAAAAAGATAGGGCTGACTTAACATTAAAAGTTAGCCCTATCTTTTTAGATTTTATCATCGTGAAAAAAATAAAAAACTGTAAGCGCCAGCTGACAGCCGGCAAAAACCATAACTGATGTCATAATAAAAGCTTAGATTTTAGCAAAATCATTGTGAATCTTCCCATCTTTTATCTCAATAATTCGGTCGGTTTTCTCTGCAATCCGCTGATCATGAGTGATAATTACAAAAGTAGTTTTTAAGCTGCGGTTTAG from Proteinivorax hydrogeniformans harbors:
- a CDS encoding methyl-accepting chemotaxis protein; this translates as MTKNYLENYGELVVRTTIRLCAIACIFLGLQYGLTMDYTVPNLAMLAISVSLVALFLYFNAAKKFSEKHARIVLAVFSIAWLYSALIGTIISLFLIIPVLVLLSLYPQKKFRWEIFICLLVGYIVILAYNLLGYSDVLDTATAIGVGFFYLTIGYALNEITGIINKLSLDIDQNEKQIVESKSQMETQLQEIENVQQETTKYINEIIPSLKETVDATQEITKSIDEHTQSVESSSEKGSQSIDYVSKVNKSSEILESKLKDVSQAKQGGEKGLNSLSRTATKSVKVKDNMLNVAKLTDEKATKITEVLNSIKSIAAQTQILSLNASIEAARAGEHGKGFSVVADEVGKLAEQTSKYVVDIEAITEELNSSTTEVNKAAKALNAIVNGQGKLIKEVIADFQNIDNSVQESLSEMNIVGEDLTAVKENIEHLNSQLESMSAVSQQIAASSQQSLSSLQEQFTSMEKIQTKVNELGKNSS
- a CDS encoding methyl-accepting chemotaxis protein yields the protein MLLNYKKNVKNILAGKQPKVKQEELKELQNKLTQLNELQDNIMAYTLKVIELSSFLGNVEVDMEHLSGNLLNLMNQLTTQTDKTVAFSQESNASMTEIDKALDENVQTAELILKSIEGVVDNNKKNEENLSKMGTVCNKVTSENLEVNKNLKTLLDEVKKINDIIVVIENVADQTNLLALNASIEAARAGEAGKGFSVVSEEIRKLAENTKEHLAKFQAFKDEIEKTSENSIESIERTNKSMKEIPEVSNSIKSIIDNNFKSMQKVQEDMEMFMASFEQISSSTTEVSSAVDTLTSETEEMSKLISVIDGNVEKVSKIKETVHKNDTQFIELNTKYYERFLESESSISSQQLINILENAKNHHRTWMKTLKHMIDAKQVMPLQIDSTRCQFGHFYNSLKIEDPKIKKLWEKIDDIHNSLHQTGGVVIELINSNEHKKAEEKYYATKTKSEEMFKLLDQIVEVKS
- a CDS encoding HAD family hydrolase, whose amino-acid sequence is MIKLVAIDLDGTLLNDSGEIHPKDSEKIQKLISNGVYVVLATGRTFKSAQYIAKQLNLNVPIITYNGGLIKDTISQRVIHCSKINLDTAKEILKLAEHQQVYARAYVDDVLWEQKENTDAKHYAKKHRISYKIKGKLSQTLDKDPYILLFKDRENPSKIYNLTNKLKELNKVTVTSSTPDSVEVMSKETSKAHALKIICKKLNIPKEKTLAIGNSLNDYDMLSWAGTGVAMQNSDQALLKIWDKVSKHTNNQAGVSRIIEEFINF